From Deinococcus multiflagellatus, a single genomic window includes:
- a CDS encoding phosphatase PAP2 family protein — MHTPLSQRHRIRTVTLLRLFLGILLPLIVVGLIAEDLLEGQSFAFETPFLLALHSQATPILDQLALLFTAAGGAAVIAPLSALILAVLWRTRHRLATFWGLSVAGAAGLNLVMKVLMHRSRPDLWPRLVQEHDASFPSGHSMYSAAFVTALILLAWRTPYRWPALILGSAFSGLVGVSRLYLGVHYPTDVVGGWLTGAAWVLGVYGVLRPFAPGHQKEAAG; from the coding sequence ATGCACACCCCGCTGTCCCAACGTCACCGGATTCGGACAGTGACTCTGCTCCGACTCTTCCTCGGGATCCTGCTGCCCTTGATCGTGGTTGGCCTGATCGCTGAGGATCTGTTGGAAGGACAGAGTTTCGCTTTCGAAACACCTTTCCTTCTCGCGCTCCACAGCCAAGCGACCCCAATTCTGGACCAGTTGGCCCTTCTCTTCACGGCCGCCGGCGGCGCGGCCGTCATCGCTCCCCTCAGTGCACTGATTCTGGCTGTACTCTGGCGCACTCGACACCGGTTGGCCACCTTCTGGGGGCTGAGTGTCGCGGGTGCCGCCGGATTGAATCTCGTCATGAAAGTGCTGATGCACCGCTCGCGTCCGGACCTCTGGCCCCGTTTGGTGCAGGAGCATGACGCCAGCTTTCCAAGCGGGCACAGCATGTACAGTGCGGCGTTCGTCACGGCACTGATCCTGCTTGCCTGGCGGACCCCATACCGGTGGCCCGCGCTGATCCTCGGTAGTGCATTCAGCGGTCTGGTGGGCGTTTCACGGCTTTACCTGGGGGTTCATTATCCCACGGACGTCGTGGGAGGCTGGTTGACTGGAGCCGCGTGGGTGCTGGGCGTGTACGGTGTATTGCGGCCATTTGCACCTGGGCATCAGAAGGAGGCGGCCGGATGA
- a CDS encoding response regulator transcription factor — protein sequence MRLLIVEDDPHIAELLSEGLTEEGYECDRAGGAAEGLELARLFPYGLLLLDVMLPEGIDAGYKLGRQLREHGLNTPILYLTARGTVEDRVEGLEAGGDDYLVKPFAFKELRARVRALLRRASGNAQNTVPLPGGWIMDLGGRELYTTGVRAELTRREFALLELLVLNPGRAFSRDDIIERLWGGEGGAVEPKVIDVYVSTIRRKTADGLIETVRGTGYRLGRGEPM from the coding sequence ATGAGACTGTTAATCGTCGAGGATGACCCACACATCGCCGAACTGCTGAGTGAGGGCCTGACTGAGGAGGGCTACGAGTGCGACCGGGCGGGTGGCGCTGCCGAGGGCCTTGAACTGGCCCGGCTGTTTCCGTATGGGTTGCTGCTGCTGGACGTGATGCTCCCCGAGGGCATTGACGCAGGCTACAAACTTGGACGGCAACTCAGGGAACATGGGTTGAACACACCGATTCTGTATCTCACCGCCCGCGGGACCGTGGAGGACCGGGTCGAAGGATTGGAGGCCGGTGGAGACGATTATCTGGTGAAACCCTTTGCGTTCAAGGAGTTGCGGGCGCGCGTCCGGGCGCTCCTGCGGCGCGCAAGCGGCAACGCACAGAACACTGTGCCCCTCCCGGGCGGCTGGATCATGGATCTCGGCGGCCGAGAACTGTACACCACGGGGGTGCGCGCGGAGTTGACCCGCCGCGAATTTGCCCTGCTTGAGCTCCTGGTCCTGAACCCAGGCCGGGCCTTCTCAAGGGACGACATCATTGAGCGCCTGTGGGGCGGCGAAGGCGGCGCGGTGGAACCCAAAGTCATTGATGTGTATGTCAGCACCATCCGCCGCAAGACCGCCGACGGTCTGATTGAAACGGTCCGGGGCACCGGCTACCGGCTCGGGCGGGGAGAGCCAATGTGA
- a CDS encoding sensor histidine kinase gives MNWNWRDWSLRVKLTLGYAVVFAVTTLLGAALVYVLARSSLTSSLDVTLRETASVAQGSIENRNGQWTFSAELTPTGDLSIELLSAAGKLLARAGQEEHDQALALHPGFMSTSEHRVLTLPLDGGLYLRVSRPSDTLVELLETLGRILSAGSVLMVVVACGAGYVLADRALRPVDAVARTAEGIARRGTYQERVPAASGHDEMARLTTTVNDMLDQLEGTIEREKGFARIAAHELRTPLTVLKGRLDLTLERPRDAADYHRALSAMQGRVDALVILSESLLALARTDAPLQLQPVELASSAAAVVETLDEVAHRAGQRVQLDLTESWVQAEPDGVNRALVNLLENALKYGTGDVLVRVSAGEVAVRSGGPGPDQTHWPRLLEPFERGAGTQGTAGSGLGLPLVAALARRWRAELLPQWEDGAFEVRLRFP, from the coding sequence GTGAACTGGAACTGGCGGGACTGGAGTCTGCGGGTCAAACTGACGCTGGGCTACGCCGTGGTCTTCGCCGTGACCACCCTGCTGGGCGCCGCCCTTGTGTATGTCCTGGCCCGCAGCAGTTTAACCAGCTCGCTGGACGTCACCCTGCGTGAAACGGCCAGTGTGGCACAGGGCAGCATCGAGAACCGAAACGGCCAGTGGACATTCTCTGCGGAGCTGACGCCAACCGGTGACCTGTCTATTGAACTGCTGTCTGCGGCAGGAAAGCTGCTGGCCCGTGCCGGACAGGAAGAGCATGACCAGGCTCTTGCCCTACACCCGGGGTTCATGTCCACCAGCGAGCACCGTGTGCTGACCCTCCCGCTGGACGGCGGGCTCTATCTGAGGGTGTCTCGCCCGAGTGACACGTTGGTGGAGCTGCTCGAAACGCTGGGCCGCATCCTCAGCGCTGGCAGCGTCCTGATGGTGGTGGTGGCCTGCGGCGCCGGTTATGTCCTAGCCGACCGGGCGTTGCGGCCAGTGGACGCCGTGGCCCGCACGGCAGAGGGGATTGCCCGGCGCGGCACCTATCAGGAACGGGTTCCAGCTGCTTCTGGGCATGACGAAATGGCGCGGCTGACCACCACCGTCAATGACATGCTCGACCAGCTTGAAGGAACCATTGAGCGGGAAAAAGGTTTCGCGCGCATCGCGGCGCATGAGTTACGCACTCCCTTGACGGTCCTCAAGGGTCGTCTTGACCTCACGTTGGAACGTCCCCGGGACGCAGCGGACTATCACCGGGCACTCAGCGCAATGCAGGGGCGGGTGGACGCCCTGGTCATTCTCTCGGAAAGCCTGCTCGCTTTGGCCCGGACTGACGCCCCACTGCAGCTTCAGCCGGTGGAACTGGCCAGCAGCGCCGCCGCGGTGGTCGAGACGCTTGACGAGGTGGCGCACCGAGCAGGCCAACGCGTACAACTTGATCTCACCGAGAGTTGGGTACAGGCTGAACCGGACGGCGTGAACCGCGCCCTCGTCAACCTGCTTGAAAATGCCCTCAAGTACGGGACAGGAGACGTCCTCGTGCGGGTCAGCGCCGGCGAGGTCGCTGTCCGCAGCGGTGGGCCTGGCCCAGATCAGACGCACTGGCCCCGGCTGCTGGAGCCTTTTGAGCGCGGCGCGGGCACTCAGGGGACGGCTGGAAGTGGGTTGGGCTTGCCCCTGGTGGCAGCCCTCGCCCGACGCTGGAGGGCGGAGCTTCTTCCCCAATGGGAGGACGGGGCCTTCGAGGTGCGCCTGCGTTTTCCCTAG
- a CDS encoding DedA family protein, with product MVDLTQLLLSASYLGLFAIVFAESGLLIGFFLPGDSLLLTAGILAQQGSLHLAGVMLAVTLGAVIGDSTGYFIGRRFGPAVFSRPDHRLFRPEYVGRTQAFFQRHGGLSLILARFVPVVRTVAPTLAGVGQMPYSQFLIYNVVGGLLWATSVPLLGYWLGGLIPHLDRCILLVIGVVIIVSLIPVGLELRKLRVKQR from the coding sequence ATGGTTGACCTGACCCAACTTTTGCTGAGTGCTTCATACCTCGGTCTCTTTGCCATTGTCTTTGCCGAAAGCGGTCTTCTCATTGGCTTTTTCCTACCTGGCGACAGCCTACTTCTCACAGCGGGCATCCTTGCTCAGCAGGGCAGCCTGCACCTGGCAGGCGTGATGCTGGCGGTCACCCTTGGCGCGGTCATCGGAGACAGCACGGGATACTTCATCGGACGCCGCTTCGGCCCTGCGGTGTTCAGCCGTCCAGACCACCGACTGTTTCGGCCCGAATATGTCGGGCGGACCCAAGCCTTCTTTCAGCGCCACGGCGGCCTCTCACTGATTCTGGCCCGCTTCGTGCCTGTGGTGAGGACAGTCGCACCGACACTGGCTGGAGTCGGACAGATGCCCTACTCACAGTTTTTGATCTACAACGTGGTGGGTGGCCTGCTCTGGGCGACCAGTGTGCCTCTGCTGGGCTACTGGCTGGGCGGCCTCATCCCGCACCTGGACCGTTGCATCCTGCTGGTCATCGGGGTGGTAATCATCGTGAGTCTGATTCCAGTTGGGTTGGAACTGCGAAAACTCCGCGTCAAGCAGAGGTAG
- a CDS encoding phosphatase PAP2 family protein encodes MLIANEVGEKEYFAVDLFAMSWVHRQAGDGLLSVSIWMNQLGTPLATCVVTVLPPLALWFMNRRPQALFALVAVGGAEGAQAIMKRIFQRPRPELWPHLVTAPGASFPSGHSTVAAALAAVCVLLLWRTRWRWSALWLGAAYYGLMALSRVVLGVHYPTDVLAAGLTALVWVMATYLGLRRWLRPGAGREPNDGDQ; translated from the coding sequence ATGCTCATCGCCAACGAAGTGGGCGAAAAGGAATACTTCGCAGTTGACCTCTTCGCCATGTCCTGGGTGCACCGACAGGCGGGGGATGGCCTCCTGTCGGTCAGCATCTGGATGAATCAGCTGGGAACGCCGTTGGCGACCTGCGTGGTCACCGTGCTGCCTCCCCTTGCCCTGTGGTTCATGAACCGCCGTCCACAGGCGCTTTTCGCGCTGGTGGCCGTGGGGGGCGCTGAGGGCGCGCAGGCCATCATGAAGCGCATCTTCCAGCGGCCGAGACCTGAGTTGTGGCCCCATCTGGTGACGGCGCCGGGCGCCTCCTTTCCCAGTGGACACAGCACCGTGGCGGCGGCCCTCGCCGCTGTATGCGTGCTCCTGTTGTGGCGTACCCGGTGGCGCTGGTCTGCTTTATGGCTTGGCGCAGCCTACTACGGCTTGATGGCCCTTTCCAGGGTCGTGTTGGGCGTCCACTACCCCACCGACGTGCTGGCCGCCGGGCTGACTGCACTGGTGTGGGTCATGGCCACCTATCTGGGGTTACGCAGATGGCTCAGGCCAGGGGCTGGGCGCGAGCCTAATGACGGTGACCAGTAA
- a CDS encoding alpha/beta hydrolase family protein, translated as MIVSHGRGGQALDGITHPPFDTLVDAIDVQGYVLLLSNDGGKETWGSPDALAYVGRVYRAAQPHFKGDGRVYSLGISMGGLPATLTAYRQTLGVRVRATAIVAGRVNLRDAERTSARRAASIRRAFGGASQVGYDPVNQFASFRGRLTPLLAVVSAQDTAVASAANGIRLAILARAAGADVQVLQVQGPHLSRGYMNADVGSKIAQFFNTHR; from the coding sequence GTGATCGTCTCTCATGGCCGGGGCGGTCAAGCGCTGGACGGAATCACCCACCCTCCTTTCGACACGTTGGTCGACGCAATTGACGTGCAGGGGTATGTGCTTCTCCTCAGCAACGACGGCGGGAAAGAGACCTGGGGCAGCCCTGACGCGCTGGCGTACGTCGGCCGGGTCTACAGGGCGGCGCAGCCGCATTTCAAGGGCGACGGCCGGGTCTATAGCCTGGGCATTTCGATGGGCGGGTTACCGGCCACCCTGACGGCCTACCGGCAGACGCTGGGCGTCCGGGTTCGTGCCACAGCCATTGTGGCTGGCCGGGTCAACTTGCGTGACGCAGAACGCACGTCGGCGCGCCGCGCCGCCAGCATCCGCCGCGCCTTCGGTGGTGCCAGCCAGGTGGGGTATGATCCCGTCAACCAGTTCGCTTCATTTCGGGGGCGCCTCACACCTCTGCTGGCGGTCGTCAGCGCTCAGGATACGGCCGTGGCCAGTGCGGCCAATGGCATTCGTCTGGCGATTCTTGCACGTGCCGCCGGCGCCGATGTTCAAGTCCTGCAGGTGCAGGGACCTCACCTGTCACGCGGCTATATGAATGCGGACGTGGGCAGCAAGATCGCCCAATTCTTTAATACTCATCGTTGA
- a CDS encoding PIG-L deacetylase family protein codes for MARLTLLVIVPHPDDETFGSGGTLLSLLARGDACGVLTLTQGEAGKTLGLCDTKADLSVLRQEELRACLDVLGVLTHPDSVHEQHHYPDGAVAAHRAEVTQVIQDALNRHRPEIILTFPPDGLNGHPDHVATHQVVKSVWDELPVESRPTLWYYALNREWLDDPSPLHLQPNRVHDVSAFITQKLRAMGCHRSQGLTLANTLRRFPERVTHEPFYEVVAGRD; via the coding sequence ATGGCCCGGTTGACGCTGCTCGTGATTGTGCCCCATCCAGACGATGAGACCTTTGGCTCTGGGGGCACGCTCCTGTCGTTACTGGCACGGGGTGATGCCTGCGGCGTCTTAACCCTCACGCAAGGCGAGGCGGGCAAAACTTTGGGGCTGTGCGACACCAAAGCGGACCTCAGCGTGCTCAGACAGGAGGAGTTGCGTGCCTGTCTCGATGTCTTGGGTGTGTTGACGCACCCAGACAGTGTGCACGAACAGCACCACTACCCAGACGGCGCCGTGGCTGCACATCGGGCCGAAGTAACACAGGTGATTCAGGACGCTCTTAACCGGCACCGGCCAGAAATCATCTTGACCTTTCCTCCAGACGGTCTCAACGGCCACCCAGATCACGTGGCCACCCATCAAGTGGTCAAGAGCGTTTGGGATGAACTGCCGGTAGAGTCCCGGCCCACACTCTGGTATTACGCCCTGAACCGCGAGTGGCTGGATGACCCGTCCCCTCTGCACCTCCAGCCGAACCGCGTCCACGACGTTTCTGCCTTCATCACCCAGAAATTGCGCGCGATGGGCTGTCACCGCTCACAGGGACTGACCCTCGCCAACACGCTGCGGCGCTTTCCAGAGCGCGTGACACATGAGCCGTTCTATGAGGTCGTGGCCGGTCGGGATTGA